In Raphanus sativus cultivar WK10039 unplaced genomic scaffold, ASM80110v3 Scaffold0847, whole genome shotgun sequence, the DNA window GAATTTACTTTTGGATCACACATACTAAACACAAAACTGCTAAGCGATGTcaaataaaaagtgaaaaacaaaataaaaacactatcgGCGTGAATGCTGATGGTAAGGTGAAGTGGCTTGAATTCGCATCCGCCGTTTCTGAAGAAAACTTTGGAGAGATCTTTTCATTGAAGCCTTTGGATTCGGAAGCTGATGATGATGTAATCGGGTCAACCTGTTCCGAGGATCCGACCCGTTTGAGGATGACCTTTCTTCCATTTCTCTACTCGCGATCGATATTATAGATTTAGCCTGCATTCATTTATAGAAAACATTAATGGTTAATAAAATCCATTAACAGCTTATAAATTATAGTAATCATACAGATGAAGGCCTATATATGTACATACCTGAAGATTGGTAACATTCGAAGAAACACACATTTTTCCATTGTAGAAAATTGTAATCCTCTGAGATTCTTCTTCCTTTGGTAGTGAATTTCCAGAGCTTCTTGATTCTACCACACTACAAATcaatttaatgtaaaatttatcaGATTCATGTatactaattaaattttattgattaaatcttataaaagagagaaagagtagAGAGACACTTACGAGGTGTCTGAATCGGTAGAGGATGTTGGAAAGAGACGAAGTTCCAAGTCGCAGTTTTTCTCCATCTTCTGAGTAGTAAGAGaattgatgaagatgatgatgatgatgatgatgatattgtGTCTGGATGAATGGATATaagtttatttatatgtttggtTTATGAGGAGGGAGAGGACACGAGAGA includes these proteins:
- the LOC108822954 gene encoding protein TIFY 5A, with product MEKNCDLELRLFPTSSTDSDTSVVESRSSGNSLPKEEESQRITIFYNGKMCVSSNVTNLQAKSIISIASREMEERSSSNGSDPRNRLTRLHHHQLPNPKASMKRSLQSFLQKRRMRIQATSPYHQHSRR